The genomic window NNNNNNNNNctgattattttattaaaatttagatatACTAGTAAAttcttttaatatttataaaaattacttttataattattttagatTGAACATGTAGAATCATTAGAATTTtttggaataaaaaaaatttttaaaatcattagAATTGCAAAAAAACGCCATTTGCACCTAATTTGAAAAAGGAATCAACTTAATAAAATTGGATAAGAAACAAAAATACTAACTAATCAATAAGTCATCAGTGAATAAATGATTAATAAGTTCtaaatttaactaatttaatttaatttagttaatattattgtattataTCTTAATCATTTTTTAACTAACTTATGTGGTTTCGAAATTCATCATtacttgtttttttgtttttttttttcttatcctaccttattgaattttattttctttcgTTTTGTTTTATATTTACATCTTCCATTACCTTTACcttccatatatatataatttcaatCGTTTTTATCATAATTTCTTTTCTAATCATTTTTCATATGTTCATTATCATTTTTGCACGATTTTCTCAGTATTTTCAGCCACTACAATCTCACTgcgttttttcttttttctttttttttttcaccatgTGACGACTTAGtcttattttaacttttttttttggtaaatgattatatttttaaaattctaataattctgcatgttcaatttaaaaaattatggAAGTGATTTCATaccataatttaaaaaaaaaaaaaacccaaaataaTAGTATAagatagaagaaaataaaatatacacaCAAAAAAAGTACATAAATAATTGGATCTACCAACGattttatatttcaattttattttgacaTGTAAACCTCTACAACAAAGATTTATGATAGCAGTAATTAAGATTTTACACAAATTTCTTATAATCTAAAAATTTATGATAATAATCAATTTTGACGTAAACTTTTACCGTCTTTATATGCAATTTGTTTATATTCTATTTATAGTTTAATAATAAACTTAAGATACTGAATCTACATTGGATATATACGGTGAATAATAAAAAGTGTTGTATGCAGCTGAAACGTATACATACATTTTAAACAAAAATGTTTGGATAAGATCATATGAATTATGAAGAAGTTACTGTAGTATTTTTTGAAtataaaaaacaataataaataattcaCTTTTAATTTGTATTAaactatttaaatataaaatgctAAATAAATTGCACCCATATTCCATAAAACAAATCTGCCATCCTTTCAAGTACATGTATTTTCTATCCTTAAGTTCAATTAAATGTCATAAATTATTTAATACCTATTTTTGTTGTAAAAAGAAGACAACTCAACATTAAATTATGAAAGATTAAAGATTTAGATTCCCCACATCAGAGAGGTTATAGCACTTTAATTTGTGCATTATTGTTGATGAGATGCACAGGCAACAAAGGAAATGCTTCAGACTGTgttcaaaatgaaatgaaatttaatcaaaacttttctttaattcaatttagtttcttttcAGAAACAAAAATTCATGAAGCAAATCAATGAAATGTGTTGAACTCCTTTAATTTAACATTCCAAAAGCAAAACGTTAATATCACATTATTACATACAACTTCTACATTCTAatgaaatatatacatatattaatGTTTTGTCTTGATGaagataatatataaataatgttAATTGCTTCATCTAATAAGAAGAAGATTCCTCTTACAATAATATGTATATATGTGCCTATATGACGgtgttaaaaaaatttatatgattGACTCTCACATCATGCATATACTATATAGTTAAATGGTTATAAAAATGGATCTATTAAATTCatttaataaattaaagtatgatatgaaaataagatatattattatatttaagaGGAACTACTTTATTAATAATAATGCAAACAAGTGGGGAAGATCTACAAGAAGGAACTCATCATATTCCCAGATTTCTGCGCAGAAAGCAGCAATTGGGACTAAATATATAAACAAACAAATATATATGTATAACTGATAAACTAAAGCAGCCTTATACACTGTACTAACTGAACATTTTACACGACCAAAATTCCAGATTCACAAGTTCTTGGTACTTGGTGTTAATTTACACACAACAAATTAAACCCTAACCATGATGATCTCAGTAATTATTTTTTAACTATTATAGAAAGTATGACAGAAATTATTACAAGGCTAGGTGAAAGAAAAATACCTGATGATGTTCAAAGTAATATCTACCCAATAGTTATTTAGAGTGTGTAATATATAAGACTGGAAACAAGTTAAAGAAACTTACCATAATCCCATATGTATGATGATGATTCTTTATTTCCTCCAAAGTCTAAACATATATACACCAATCTTCATGTGTTATAAGTCTAATCATTTGATGCCCCATCATTTATTTAAACAAAAGGCATACGAAGTGCATccataaaataatataaatcaaaataaaataataaagaaattcaaataaACAAAGTTAAATGTGCATCCAAAGAGATTTATAAAAGGAAGTAAAAGGAGTTGGAGTTATGAAAATACCTACTAAATTAttcataaatatattaaaaaaagatgcccatgatcatcttttttaTTCCAAAACACAGAAACTAAAGATAgggtagaaaaaaaaagaagcttcATGATCCATATACATTGATAAAATAAACATTACTTGCCTCCATCTCACAGTTCTTCACAACTATATATAATTAGTACTCTAACCTTTCAAATCTTTGCCCATTAATTCCTATCCATCAAACAAAGTCTTCAAGCTAGAAACAACAAAACAGACGAACAACGAAATCATTTGAACGTAACCTTGATTTGATCACACATCTCTAAcaccttgtctccttcaattcaTCACAAATTATGACCGAATTCAATAAGGTGGTCGTCCATGAGGCCAAGGATAAGCCTCATGCCCTACCTGCCCTCCATTAGGCATCAAATTAGGTGGCATGTTATACAAAGGGAGTGATGTTGGATCGGGAAGGCCACCACCCCCGTGTAGCGAATGATGGCCTCCACTACCTCCAATCCCTGGAAGAGGTTGTGGTGGTGGAGAACCACCACCACCTGCGCCTCCTCCAGTACCACCACtgctaccaccaccaccaccaccgctaGGCCCTTCATCTTCCTCATCAAGTGGGAGCCTCTCATAGGTAGCATTAGCAAATGTGGCCGCAATGACCATAACAGGCCCAACAGCTACGAGTGACCCAACAACACTCCCTCCAATAACCTGACCTTGTCCACCGGCCAGATACACGGTTAAACCCGTGGACCCAGGAGGGGCAGGGCCAGGTAAAAATGCTCCTGTTAAAGATAAGATCTCGAACCTTCCATGAAGGACTACGGCGCCAGGCGCCGTAGGTTGTCGGATGGTAACATTGGCAACCGATCCACTCCCACTGAGCACACAAACTCCGCGTTGTCGCCTCCTGGCGAACTGCGCCACGCTCTCCGCCACATCAGCACCACCTGCTATCTCCATGACGTGGCTCCGGAGGGCATTGGGGCTATCCCTTGTGACGAAGATGGGTGGTTTAGGCTTGTTCTTGGAACCTGGAGGCCTACCTCGGGGTCTTCGGGTTCCAACTTCGACTGCACCTTCTCTTGGTTCATCTGATCCGTTATCCCTATTATCTTCATCTTcaactgtgggggctctgtcgGTGTGCCCCTTGCTGCTTAAGCCAGGTGAATGGCTTCCTGGGTCAACCCCAGATAACCCCACCTGGGTTCCGGTCCACCAAGGATTAGCCAGCTTTCTAGCTAGGTTTTTTTCTATGATGATCAACAACTACCACACCAATTCACACTATCTTCTTTCACTTC from Arachis ipaensis cultivar K30076 chromosome B09, Araip1.1, whole genome shotgun sequence includes these protein-coding regions:
- the LOC107615885 gene encoding AT-hook motif nuclear-localized protein 20, with the protein product MEIAGGADVAESVAQFARRRQRGVCVLSGSGSVANVTIRQPTAPGAVVLHGRFEILSLTGAFLPGPAPPGSTGLTVYLAGGQGQVIGGSVVGSLVAVGPVMVIAATFANATYERLPLDEEDEGPSGGGGGGSSGGTGGGAGGGGSPPPQPLPGIGGSGGHHSLHGGGGLPDPTSLPLYNMPPNLMPNGGQVGHEAYPWPHGRPPY